The following proteins come from a genomic window of Geomonas sp. RF6:
- a CDS encoding DEAD/DEAH box helicase, protein MSFETLNLAQPILKAIAARGYTDPTPIQEQAIPLALAGKDLIGTAQTGTGKTAAFVLPALQRLLVPSTARGKGPRILVLTPTRELANQVTDAVRAYGKFMRVRSGAILGGMPYREQLALLSAPVDLIVATPGRLIDHLERGRMNLSRLELLVLDEADRMLDMGFSEDVDKIAAAAPEARQTMLFTATMDDAMAKLAKRLLTEPERIDVAPQQITKPQIEQRLHVTDDIRHKNRLLQHLISDINLTKAIIFSATKTGADQLAMELYSQGHAAAALHGDMSQGARNRTIVNMRRGKVRLLVATDVAARGLDVSGISHVINFDLPKFAEDYVHRIGRTGRAGASGVAISFCSFNEVAYLDRIEKYTGESLPHHVIPGLEPTRQLRRTSGNAPRKGRPFGDPRKKGAPFAKGRPKQAGSGRREPVVEYRHGRGN, encoded by the coding sequence ATGTCTTTTGAAACGTTGAACCTTGCCCAGCCGATCCTCAAAGCCATCGCCGCCCGCGGCTACACCGACCCCACCCCGATCCAGGAGCAGGCGATACCGCTGGCGCTGGCCGGGAAGGACCTGATCGGCACGGCGCAGACCGGCACCGGCAAAACCGCCGCCTTCGTACTCCCCGCGCTGCAGCGCCTCCTCGTCCCGTCCACTGCGCGCGGCAAAGGTCCCCGCATCCTCGTCTTGACCCCGACCCGCGAGCTCGCAAACCAGGTCACCGACGCGGTGCGCGCCTACGGGAAGTTCATGCGGGTGAGAAGCGGCGCCATCCTCGGCGGCATGCCGTACCGTGAGCAGCTCGCCCTGCTGTCGGCGCCGGTCGACCTGATCGTGGCCACCCCCGGGCGCCTTATCGACCACCTCGAGCGCGGCAGGATGAACCTCTCCCGCCTGGAGCTCCTCGTCCTGGACGAGGCGGACCGCATGCTCGACATGGGCTTCTCCGAGGACGTGGACAAGATCGCCGCCGCCGCCCCGGAGGCGCGCCAGACGATGCTTTTCACCGCGACGATGGACGACGCCATGGCGAAGCTCGCCAAGCGGCTCCTGACCGAGCCGGAGCGCATCGACGTGGCCCCGCAGCAGATCACGAAGCCGCAGATCGAGCAGCGCCTCCACGTGACCGACGACATCAGGCACAAGAACCGCCTCCTGCAGCACCTGATCTCCGACATCAACCTGACGAAGGCGATTATCTTCTCCGCCACGAAGACGGGCGCTGACCAGCTGGCGATGGAGCTCTACTCCCAGGGGCACGCCGCAGCGGCGCTGCACGGCGACATGAGCCAGGGCGCGCGCAACAGGACGATCGTCAATATGCGCCGCGGCAAGGTGCGCCTCCTTGTCGCCACCGACGTAGCCGCCCGCGGCCTCGACGTCTCCGGGATCAGCCACGTCATCAACTTCGACCTGCCGAAGTTCGCCGAGGACTACGTGCACCGCATCGGCAGGACCGGCCGTGCCGGCGCCTCCGGCGTGGCCATCTCCTTCTGCTCCTTCAACGAGGTGGCGTATCTGGACAGGATCGAGAAGTACACCGGGGAGTCGTTGCCGCACCACGTCATCCCGGGGCTCGAGCCGACCCGGCAGTTGCGCCGCACCTCCGGCAACGCCCCCCGCAAGGGGCGCCCCTTTGGCGATCCCCGCAAGAAGGGCGCACCCTTTGCCAAGGGACGCCCGAAGCAGGCGG
- the pyk gene encoding pyruvate kinase, with translation MITTKRKTKIIATLGPASSSESMIAALIEAGVDVFRMNFSHGVHAEKGELLQRVRMVSQRLGRAVAVLADLQGPKIRTGHMEGGQMPLVKGETVQITTREILGRDNLFSTVYAGLPRDVKPGARILLDDGLMELKVLEVSGENVRCRVVEGGILKNNKGINLPGVDVSAPSLSEKDLGDLSFILQSGFDYVALSFVRRGSDVERLKRIMYEQGSNLPVVAKIEKPEGLKNFREILAVSDAIMVARGDLGVELHPERVPLVQKRIIRECNEAGKPVITATQMLESMISHARPTRAETSDVANAILDGTDAVMLSGETAAGAYPLQAVQTMVNVAVDVEHAELWRESPRPLSYSNNVASAVAGAACQAAATLKASAIVVMTQSGSSACLLSKFRPQLPIIAFTASTEVQRRLALWWGVRSQPLGALGGADDLIPMVEETLLKNGFRKGDLIVIIMGIPMEARGSTNMMRVYKLGTGWYYEVF, from the coding sequence ATGATAACCACGAAGAGAAAGACGAAGATCATCGCCACCCTCGGCCCCGCCAGCTCCTCCGAGAGCATGATCGCGGCCCTCATCGAGGCGGGGGTGGACGTTTTCCGGATGAACTTCTCCCACGGGGTGCACGCCGAGAAGGGGGAGCTCCTGCAGCGGGTGCGCATGGTCTCGCAGCGGCTCGGTCGGGCGGTGGCAGTCCTTGCCGACCTGCAGGGGCCAAAGATCAGGACGGGGCATATGGAAGGGGGGCAGATGCCCCTGGTGAAAGGGGAGACGGTGCAGATCACCACCCGCGAAATTCTCGGGCGGGACAACCTCTTTTCCACCGTCTATGCAGGGCTTCCGAGGGACGTGAAGCCGGGGGCGCGCATACTCCTCGATGACGGCCTCATGGAGCTGAAGGTGCTGGAGGTCTCCGGCGAGAACGTGCGCTGCCGCGTCGTGGAGGGGGGGATCCTCAAGAACAACAAGGGGATCAACCTTCCCGGCGTCGACGTCTCCGCCCCCTCCCTCTCGGAGAAGGACCTGGGGGATCTCTCCTTCATCCTGCAGTCCGGCTTCGACTACGTTGCCCTCTCCTTCGTGCGCCGGGGAAGCGATGTGGAGCGGCTGAAGCGGATCATGTACGAGCAGGGCTCCAACCTTCCGGTGGTGGCGAAGATCGAGAAGCCGGAGGGGCTGAAGAACTTCAGGGAGATTCTCGCGGTGTCCGATGCCATCATGGTGGCGCGCGGCGACCTGGGGGTGGAGCTCCACCCGGAGCGGGTGCCGCTGGTGCAAAAGAGGATCATCCGGGAGTGCAACGAGGCAGGGAAGCCGGTCATTACTGCGACCCAGATGCTGGAGTCGATGATCAGCCACGCGCGCCCGACGAGGGCGGAAACCTCCGATGTGGCGAACGCCATACTGGACGGCACCGACGCCGTCATGCTCTCCGGTGAAACCGCCGCCGGCGCCTACCCGCTGCAGGCGGTGCAGACGATGGTGAACGTGGCGGTGGACGTGGAGCACGCCGAGCTGTGGAGGGAGTCTCCGCGCCCCCTCTCCTACAGCAACAACGTCGCCTCCGCGGTCGCCGGCGCGGCGTGCCAGGCGGCAGCTACCTTGAAGGCAAGCGCCATCGTGGTCATGACCCAGTCTGGGAGCTCCGCCTGCCTCCTGTCGAAGTTCCGGCCGCAGCTCCCGATCATCGCCTTCACCGCCAGCACCGAGGTGCAGCGCAGGCTCGCCCTCTGGTGGGGGGTGCGCAGCCAGCCTCTCGGTGCGCTGGGGGGGGCGGACGACCTGATCCCCATGGTGGAGGAAACCCTCCTCAAAAACGGCTTCCGCAAGGGGGACCTCATCGTCATCATCATGGGGATCCCGATGGAGGCGCGCGGCTCCACGAACATGATGCGGGTGTACAAGCTCGGCACCGGGTGGTACTACGAGGTCTTCTGA
- a CDS encoding HU family DNA-binding protein: MTKAELVDAVAKSANLSKGAAEKAVGAFINSVSEALKNGDRVTLVGFGSFEVSDRQARTGRNPQTGSEINIAAAKVPKFRPGKALKDSIASGK, from the coding sequence ATGACAAAAGCAGAACTCGTCGATGCAGTAGCGAAATCGGCTAATCTATCTAAGGGCGCGGCCGAGAAGGCCGTCGGCGCTTTCATCAACAGTGTCAGCGAGGCGCTGAAAAACGGCGACCGGGTTACCCTCGTCGGGTTCGGAAGCTTCGAGGTCTCCGACCGCCAGGCCCGCACCGGCAGAAACCCGCAGACCGGTAGCGAGATCAATATCGCAGCCGCCAAGGTGCCGAAGTTCCGTCCGGGCAAGGCGCTGAAGGACTCCATCGCTTCCGGCAAGTAA
- a CDS encoding penicillin-binding protein 1A → METYKARPRRKKEGSGKKLLAGITLGGGALLVLAFFGYFFYLLGALPKVDRLADYRPPIVSQVFGEDGSLVGEFYLERRTVVPVDKIPRRLIQAFVAAEDSNFYQHKGIDYLGIVRAIFKNTMSLRKKEGASTITQQVAKSMLLTPEKKFSRKLKEAILAKRMEERLSKDEILYIYLNQIYLGAGAYGVQLAAETYFGKEVDQLNLAEMAMMAGLPKAPNAYSPIKHLDRAKERQGYVLERMVKEGYITQAEADHAKAFPVAIHSLKKVNPEQSAYFLEQVRQQLEEKYGEERLYKDGLRIYTTMNAEMQKAAYDGVVNGLKALDKRQGFRGAARYLTEEEVDPFCKKVEDQIDTVTLKQGGGYQGVVIKADPAKGELTVRVGDRTGILDRKGMDWAGRLELVNSYGKPEGKRAIALGAVLEVVAQQTDQNRVGAVFTLDQTPETQAALVAIDPQSGGVRALVGGYDFRKSQFNRATQARRNPGSAFKPVIYAAALEKGMTPATVIQDSQVEYDSGQEKTWKPRNYDNIYRGPVTMRTALTNSINVVSVKILESIGVRTAIECAKRLGITSPLAGNLTLALGSSSVTPLELTSAYAVFASGGYRMAPYFVTKVLDRDGAVLEEMNPPKIPVFTDISSAGAPPEASEDADASLTGEGAAATARIAAPGTAPARRGAAAPNQVISPDVAYIMTNLMESVVTSGTGGRARALGRPVAGKTGTTNDMKDAWFVGFVPQLVAGVWVGYDQERSLGAGGSGGQAAAPIWTEFMQRALAAIPSKRFEPPNDVTFALIDPRTGRLAREGTPGAVQECFISGTEPSTYDPEPVPVPAQAPLQEPVL, encoded by the coding sequence ATGGAGACGTACAAGGCTCGGCCGCGCAGGAAAAAAGAAGGGTCCGGCAAGAAGCTTCTCGCTGGCATAACGCTCGGCGGGGGCGCCCTCCTGGTGCTCGCCTTCTTCGGATATTTCTTCTACCTGCTCGGAGCGCTCCCGAAGGTGGACCGCCTGGCCGACTACCGCCCGCCGATCGTGTCGCAGGTCTTCGGCGAGGACGGCAGCCTCGTCGGCGAATTCTACCTGGAGCGCCGCACGGTCGTGCCGGTGGACAAGATCCCGAGGCGTCTGATCCAGGCCTTTGTCGCTGCCGAAGACAGCAACTTCTACCAGCACAAGGGGATCGACTACCTGGGGATCGTCCGCGCCATCTTCAAGAACACCATGTCCCTTAGAAAGAAGGAAGGGGCTTCCACCATCACCCAGCAGGTGGCGAAGTCGATGCTCCTTACCCCCGAGAAGAAGTTCTCCCGGAAGCTGAAGGAAGCGATACTGGCGAAGAGGATGGAGGAGCGCCTCTCCAAGGACGAGATCCTGTACATCTACCTGAACCAGATCTACCTCGGCGCCGGTGCCTACGGGGTGCAGCTTGCCGCGGAAACGTACTTCGGGAAAGAGGTGGACCAGCTCAACCTGGCGGAGATGGCGATGATGGCCGGGCTCCCGAAGGCACCGAACGCCTACTCCCCGATCAAGCACCTGGACCGCGCGAAGGAGCGCCAGGGTTACGTCCTCGAGAGGATGGTGAAGGAAGGGTACATCACCCAGGCCGAAGCCGACCACGCGAAGGCCTTCCCGGTGGCGATCCACAGCCTGAAGAAGGTGAATCCCGAGCAGAGCGCCTACTTCCTGGAGCAGGTCCGCCAGCAACTGGAGGAGAAGTACGGCGAGGAGCGTCTCTACAAGGACGGCCTGAGAATCTACACCACCATGAACGCGGAGATGCAGAAGGCGGCCTACGACGGCGTGGTGAACGGGCTGAAGGCGCTGGACAAGAGGCAGGGGTTCCGCGGCGCCGCGCGCTACCTCACGGAAGAGGAGGTCGATCCCTTCTGCAAGAAGGTGGAGGACCAGATCGACACCGTGACGCTGAAGCAGGGTGGGGGCTACCAGGGGGTGGTCATCAAGGCCGACCCGGCGAAGGGGGAGCTCACCGTGCGGGTCGGCGACCGCACCGGGATCCTCGACAGGAAGGGGATGGACTGGGCCGGGCGCCTCGAGCTCGTGAACAGCTACGGCAAGCCGGAAGGGAAGCGTGCCATCGCCCTCGGTGCAGTCCTCGAGGTGGTGGCGCAGCAGACGGACCAGAACAGGGTTGGAGCGGTCTTTACCCTGGACCAGACGCCGGAGACCCAGGCGGCCCTCGTGGCGATCGACCCGCAAAGCGGCGGGGTGCGCGCCCTTGTCGGCGGATATGACTTCAGGAAGAGCCAGTTCAACAGGGCTACCCAGGCGCGCAGGAACCCCGGCTCGGCCTTCAAGCCGGTCATCTACGCCGCGGCGCTGGAAAAGGGGATGACCCCTGCCACCGTGATCCAGGACTCCCAGGTGGAGTACGACAGCGGGCAGGAGAAGACGTGGAAGCCGCGCAACTACGACAACATCTACCGCGGGCCGGTCACCATGCGCACGGCGCTCACCAACTCCATAAACGTGGTGAGCGTGAAAATCCTGGAGAGCATCGGCGTGAGGACTGCCATCGAGTGTGCGAAGAGGCTGGGGATCACCTCGCCCTTGGCCGGGAACCTCACTCTGGCGCTCGGCTCCTCCAGCGTCACTCCCCTTGAGCTCACCAGCGCCTATGCGGTCTTCGCCTCCGGAGGATACCGGATGGCGCCGTACTTCGTGACGAAGGTCCTCGATCGCGACGGCGCGGTGCTCGAGGAGATGAACCCGCCGAAGATCCCGGTCTTCACCGATATCTCCAGCGCCGGCGCCCCCCCGGAGGCGAGCGAGGATGCGGACGCATCCCTGACCGGAGAGGGGGCGGCAGCCACCGCCCGTATCGCCGCCCCCGGCACGGCACCCGCGAGACGCGGTGCAGCGGCTCCGAACCAGGTCATCTCCCCCGACGTCGCCTACATCATGACGAACCTCATGGAGAGCGTCGTCACCAGCGGTACCGGCGGGCGGGCCCGGGCCCTTGGCCGCCCCGTCGCGGGAAAGACCGGCACCACGAACGACATGAAGGACGCCTGGTTCGTCGGGTTCGTTCCGCAACTGGTGGCCGGCGTCTGGGTCGGTTACGACCAGGAGCGCAGCCTCGGTGCCGGCGGGTCAGGGGGGCAGGCGGCTGCGCCGATCTGGACCGAGTTCATGCAGCGGGCGCTGGCGGCGATCCCCTCGAAGCGCTTCGAGCCCCCTAACGACGTCACCTTCGCCCTCATCGACCCGCGCACCGGTCGGCTGGCGCGGGAGGGGACTCCGGGTGCTGTGCAGGAGTGTTTCATAAGCGGCACCGAACCGTCCACCTACGACCCGGAACCGGTCCCGGTCCCCGCTCAGGCGCCCCTTCAGGAGCCGGTTCTCTAA
- a CDS encoding DUF3187 family protein — protein sequence MKRNFRLFRLLLLVPSLLLAGTTAGAAELGPFNTQDQSPLVQIYGLPAQESATVLGKGRYLARVALDVANNNAIENTPRESITLDGESWRTTLTLRRGFEGGLEGGIEIPFVYQGGGVFDDFIENWHDFFGLPQGGRKEEPQDRLSYVYTKDSRERLRMDRSRGGIGDVRLTGGYQLYQDLQNGRAVAVRAALKLPTGESSRLHGSGSTDLSLWLSAQQDLPLERLGAVAFFGSLGGLAKTRGDVIPDQERYLVGFGSLGAGWTPWRPVAFKVQLSGHSPFYHGSSLDELDAFSLLLLTGGTISFSESTSLDIGVSEDIIVNASPDVAFHLSLSTKF from the coding sequence ATGAAGAGAAATTTTCGCCTGTTTCGCCTGTTGCTCCTTGTACCGTCACTCCTTCTCGCCGGCACCACCGCGGGTGCGGCGGAGCTCGGCCCCTTCAACACGCAGGACCAGAGCCCCCTGGTGCAGATATACGGCCTCCCGGCGCAGGAGAGCGCGACGGTCCTCGGCAAAGGGAGGTACCTCGCCCGGGTGGCGCTCGACGTCGCCAACAACAACGCCATCGAAAACACCCCTCGGGAATCGATCACCCTTGACGGCGAGTCGTGGCGCACGACGCTGACGCTGCGCCGCGGCTTCGAGGGGGGGCTGGAGGGGGGGATCGAGATCCCCTTCGTCTACCAGGGGGGGGGCGTATTCGACGACTTCATCGAGAACTGGCACGACTTCTTCGGACTGCCGCAAGGGGGGCGCAAGGAGGAGCCGCAAGACCGCCTCAGCTACGTCTACACGAAGGACTCCCGCGAGCGCCTGCGCATGGACCGCTCCCGGGGAGGGATCGGCGACGTGCGGCTGACCGGCGGATACCAGCTCTACCAGGACCTCCAGAACGGCCGCGCCGTCGCCGTGCGCGCCGCGCTGAAGCTCCCCACCGGGGAGAGCAGCAGGCTCCACGGGAGCGGCAGCACCGATCTCTCCCTGTGGCTGAGCGCGCAGCAGGACCTCCCCCTCGAGCGCCTCGGCGCCGTCGCCTTCTTCGGATCGCTCGGGGGGCTCGCGAAGACGCGCGGGGACGTCATTCCGGACCAGGAGCGCTACCTCGTCGGATTCGGGTCGCTCGGGGCCGGGTGGACCCCGTGGCGCCCGGTCGCCTTCAAGGTGCAGCTCTCCGGGCACTCACCCTTTTACCACGGCAGCTCGCTCGACGAGCTCGATGCGTTCTCCCTCCTGCTCCTCACCGGGGGGACGATCTCCTTTTCCGAGAGCACCTCGCTGGACATCGGAGTCTCCGAGGACATCATCGTAAACGCCTCTCCGGACGTCGCTTTTCACCTTTCACTTTCCACGAAGTTCTGA
- the citC gene encoding [citrate (pro-3S)-lyase] ligase has translation MVVPILSKTDLEQAKALITASGLSFDPPFDDLVGIFHSGAPEAVGARSGRLLKMLAVRPESQGGSLLAQIVTELVRRGYEHGVDSFFIFTSPAHAPSFQSLNFNLLVTHKKSALMEYGNGLSRYLEEHRHLVNPGNNGAIVANCNPFTRGHRYLVEENARRVDHLYLFVVREEKSLFPFESRIEMVRRGVAELENVTVLETSWYAISSVTFPTYFLKEGDPGHREQMELDLQLFASRIAPFFGVVRRFVGTEPFCATTAAYNAAMHRVLPACGIEVIEVERERAGDLAISASAVRSALLDGELDSLEKLVPESTLGYLLSDEGREVWERRR, from the coding sequence ATGGTAGTGCCGATCCTATCGAAGACCGATCTGGAGCAGGCCAAAGCCCTCATCACGGCCAGCGGCCTCTCTTTCGATCCCCCTTTCGACGACCTGGTGGGGATCTTCCACAGTGGTGCGCCTGAGGCGGTCGGTGCCCGCAGCGGACGCCTCCTGAAGATGCTCGCGGTGCGGCCGGAGAGCCAGGGGGGTTCCCTCCTCGCCCAGATCGTCACCGAGCTCGTGCGCCGCGGCTACGAGCACGGCGTCGATTCCTTTTTCATCTTCACCTCCCCGGCCCACGCCCCCTCGTTCCAGTCGTTGAACTTCAACCTTCTCGTCACCCACAAGAAAAGCGCCCTCATGGAGTACGGCAACGGCCTCTCCCGCTACCTCGAGGAGCACCGGCACCTGGTGAATCCGGGGAACAATGGCGCGATAGTGGCCAACTGCAACCCCTTCACCCGCGGGCACCGCTACCTCGTGGAGGAGAACGCGAGAAGGGTGGACCACCTCTACCTCTTCGTCGTGCGGGAGGAGAAATCGCTCTTTCCCTTCGAGAGCAGGATCGAGATGGTGCGGCGGGGTGTGGCGGAGCTGGAAAACGTGACGGTGCTGGAGACCTCCTGGTACGCCATCTCGAGCGTCACCTTCCCGACCTATTTCCTGAAGGAAGGGGACCCGGGGCACCGGGAGCAGATGGAGCTCGACCTGCAGCTCTTTGCCAGCCGCATCGCCCCCTTTTTCGGAGTCGTGCGCCGCTTCGTCGGCACGGAACCTTTCTGCGCGACAACCGCCGCCTATAACGCCGCGATGCACCGGGTCCTCCCGGCGTGCGGCATAGAGGTCATCGAGGTGGAGCGGGAACGCGCGGGGGATCTCGCCATCAGCGCCTCCGCGGTGCGCAGCGCCCTCCTGGACGGCGAGCTCGACTCCCTTGAGAAGCTCGTTCCGGAGTCGACGCTGGGTTATCTCCTTTCCGACGAGGGGAGAGAGGTGTGGGAGAGAAGGCGATGA
- the citD gene encoding citrate lyase acyl carrier protein: protein MKIARKAQAGTMQSSDLMVFLEPAEELAVEIESTVKKQFEHLIRAKVAEVLSRHGVEAGLVRITDRGALDYAIEARLETALQRGAEG from the coding sequence ATGAAGATAGCGAGAAAGGCGCAGGCCGGAACGATGCAGTCGAGCGATCTCATGGTCTTTCTCGAGCCGGCGGAGGAGCTTGCCGTGGAGATCGAGAGCACGGTGAAGAAGCAGTTCGAGCACCTGATAAGGGCGAAGGTCGCCGAGGTCCTCTCCCGTCACGGGGTCGAGGCGGGGCTCGTGCGCATCACCGACCGCGGTGCGCTGGACTACGCCATTGAGGCGCGTCTGGAGACGGCGCTCCAGCGGGGTGCGGAGGGGTAG
- a CDS encoding PPC domain-containing DNA-binding protein, translating to MEGLWYKECNQGRRFLIKITPGENLTTRLLQFAHVADVRYAVIVSALGSVKNVKLRGIKTGAKLPITTPRVQIHEIEGPLELLSLTGNIMPGSGETDLLDCHFHIMLGKSSGEVVGGHLYEAQVFATCEIMLSELTVEGVERHVSKIGGIPTIYIDEERAQ from the coding sequence ATGGAAGGTCTCTGGTACAAGGAGTGCAATCAGGGAAGGCGCTTCCTGATAAAGATCACCCCCGGGGAAAACCTCACCACCCGTCTCCTGCAGTTCGCCCATGTCGCCGACGTCCGCTACGCCGTCATCGTCTCCGCCCTCGGGAGCGTGAAAAACGTGAAGCTGCGCGGCATCAAGACCGGCGCGAAGCTCCCGATCACCACACCGCGGGTGCAGATCCACGAGATAGAGGGGCCTCTCGAGCTCCTGAGCCTCACCGGGAACATCATGCCCGGATCGGGGGAGACCGACCTTCTCGACTGCCACTTCCACATCATGCTCGGGAAGTCCTCCGGTGAGGTCGTGGGGGGGCACCTCTACGAGGCGCAGGTATTCGCCACCTGCGAGATCATGCTCTCGGAGCTCACGGTGGAAGGGGTGGAGCGGCACGTATCGAAGATCGGCGGGATCCCCACCATCTACATCGACGAGGAGAGAGCGCAATGA
- a CDS encoding HpcH/HpaI aldolase/citrate lyase family protein — protein sequence MTDSKLRRSLLYVPGNMPSMLQNIPVFECDGVIVDLEDAVPLAEKDAARQLVRRFLENYTERNKEILVRINPLDTRWGYEDLKTVLPALPDGIRLPKADTPEIVERLDTLLTEFEEELELPIGRFGVLPSIESALGVINATAISRSSSRIFALAFGAEDYTASMEIERTKGGEELFNARTQILWAAKAAGIQAIDTIFADVSDMEGLRAETELAKRLGYTGKSLVNPRQIEVVHDVFAPKEEEVAYALEVIEAIKRARLLGTGVISLKGKMIDAPVVKRAARVLRTAYAHGMTDTPVDEEVIHGAQ from the coding sequence ATGACAGACTCGAAGCTGCGCCGCTCCCTCCTGTACGTCCCGGGGAACATGCCCTCCATGCTGCAGAACATCCCTGTCTTTGAATGCGACGGGGTCATCGTCGACCTGGAGGACGCCGTCCCCCTGGCGGAGAAGGACGCAGCGCGGCAACTGGTGCGCCGCTTCCTGGAGAACTACACGGAGCGGAACAAGGAAATCCTCGTGCGCATCAACCCCCTCGACACCCGCTGGGGGTACGAGGACCTGAAGACGGTCCTCCCGGCGCTCCCGGACGGAATCCGCCTCCCGAAGGCGGACACCCCGGAGATCGTGGAGCGCCTCGACACGCTCCTCACCGAGTTCGAGGAGGAGCTCGAGCTCCCGATCGGCCGCTTCGGCGTCCTCCCCTCCATAGAGAGCGCGCTCGGGGTCATCAACGCCACCGCCATCAGCCGCTCCTCGTCTCGCATATTCGCGCTCGCCTTCGGGGCGGAGGACTACACCGCGAGCATGGAGATCGAGCGGACGAAGGGGGGGGAGGAGCTCTTCAACGCCCGCACCCAGATCCTCTGGGCCGCGAAGGCGGCGGGAATCCAGGCGATAGACACCATCTTCGCAGACGTCTCCGACATGGAGGGGCTAAGAGCGGAGACCGAGCTCGCAAAGAGGCTCGGCTACACCGGGAAGTCACTGGTGAACCCCCGCCAGATCGAGGTCGTGCACGACGTCTTTGCCCCGAAGGAGGAAGAGGTCGCCTACGCCCTGGAGGTCATCGAGGCGATAAAGAGGGCCCGCCTCCTGGGGACCGGAGTGATCTCCTTAAAGGGGAAGATGATCGACGCCCCCGTGGTGAAGAGGGCGGCCCGGGTGCTGCGGACGGCCTACGCCCACGGCATGACCGATACCCCGGTGGACGAGGAGGTCATCCATGGCGCTCAATAG
- the citF gene encoding citrate lyase subunit alpha, protein MALNSLGREIPESYAGRRLVPYSDPWSLKPAGQIAARELRRRNPGEKKLLSSLREAVDAAGLRDGMTISTHHSLRNGDFLLNMVVNTLAEMGLKGIWIASSSVHPVHAEIIPHIRSGVIAGFECGVNGLIGELASKGEISCPIIVRSHGGRARSVIEGSVGIDCAFIAAPCCDEYGNLNGIFGPSACGSLGYAQVDALHARVVVAVTDNLVPYPAIPVSIPQALVDHVVLVERLGDPAKIVSTTTRITTDPVGLQIANFAAQVIDASGYLADGFSFQTGSGGISLAVADRVRQLMRRRGIKGSFGCGGITGYFVEMLEEGLFSALLDVQCFDLDAVRSMGRNRTHQEISADMYASPFNAGAVVNSLDCVILGATEVDSDFNVNVNTESNGYLLHNTGGHSDTAAGAKLSIIVAPSIRGRLPIVKDRVTTVTTPGETIGVVVTERGIAVNDRLPELRKELAARKLPVKEIGQLQQEIYRVTGTPRALEFEDDVVALIEYRDGSIIDVVRRVRE, encoded by the coding sequence ATGGCGCTCAATAGCCTCGGCAGGGAGATCCCGGAGAGCTATGCCGGCAGGCGCCTCGTCCCCTACTCGGACCCGTGGTCGCTGAAGCCGGCGGGGCAGATCGCCGCGCGCGAATTGAGGCGCCGAAACCCGGGGGAAAAGAAGCTTCTCTCGTCGCTCAGGGAGGCGGTCGACGCGGCGGGGTTGCGGGACGGGATGACGATTTCCACCCACCACTCCCTGAGAAACGGCGATTTCCTCCTGAACATGGTGGTGAACACCCTGGCGGAAATGGGGCTGAAGGGGATCTGGATCGCCTCCTCGTCGGTCCATCCGGTGCATGCGGAGATCATCCCCCACATACGGAGCGGCGTCATCGCCGGCTTCGAGTGCGGCGTGAACGGCCTTATCGGCGAGCTCGCCAGCAAGGGGGAGATCTCCTGCCCGATCATCGTCCGCTCCCACGGGGGGAGGGCCCGCTCGGTCATCGAGGGATCGGTGGGGATTGACTGCGCCTTCATCGCCGCCCCCTGCTGCGACGAGTACGGCAACCTGAACGGCATCTTCGGCCCTTCCGCCTGCGGGAGCCTCGGCTACGCGCAGGTGGACGCGCTGCACGCGCGGGTCGTCGTCGCGGTGACGGACAACCTGGTCCCCTACCCCGCGATCCCGGTGAGCATCCCGCAGGCCCTGGTCGACCACGTCGTACTGGTGGAGCGGCTCGGGGACCCGGCGAAGATCGTCTCCACCACGACGCGCATCACCACCGATCCGGTCGGTCTGCAGATCGCGAACTTCGCGGCGCAGGTCATCGACGCCTCCGGCTACCTCGCCGACGGCTTCTCCTTCCAGACCGGCAGCGGCGGCATATCGCTCGCGGTGGCGGACCGGGTGCGCCAGCTCATGCGCCGGCGCGGCATAAAGGGGAGCTTTGGCTGCGGCGGGATCACCGGGTACTTCGTGGAGATGCTGGAGGAGGGGCTCTTCTCGGCGCTTCTGGACGTGCAGTGCTTCGACCTCGACGCGGTGCGTTCCATGGGGAGAAACCGCACCCACCAGGAGATCAGCGCCGACATGTACGCGAGCCCCTTCAACGCCGGGGCGGTGGTGAACAGCCTCGACTGCGTCATCCTCGGCGCCACGGAGGTCGACAGCGACTTCAACGTGAACGTGAACACGGAGTCGAACGGCTACCTCCTGCACAATACCGGGGGGCACAGCGACACCGCGGCCGGAGCGAAACTCTCCATCATCGTCGCCCCCTCCATCCGGGGACGGCTCCCGATCGTGAAGGACAGGGTCACCACCGTCACGACCCCGGGGGAAACGATCGGTGTGGTGGTGACGGAGCGGGGAATCGCCGTGAACGATCGCCTCCCGGAGCTCAGGAAGGAGCTCGCGGCGAGGAAACTGCCGGTGAAAGAGATCGGCCAATTGCAGCAGGAAATTTACCGTGTCACCGGCACCCCGAGAGCTCTGGAGTTCGAGGATGACGTAGTGGCCCTCATCGAGTACCGGGACGGGAGCATCATCGATGTCGTTAGACGTGTTAGAGAGTAG